The Streptomyces sp. NBC_00435 nucleotide sequence TCCGAGATCGTCGAGGCCTCTGGAGGAATCGATCAGGCCCAGATGCTGTGGTGGTCCTTCGCCCTCGGCGCGGACCTGGCTGGCAACGCCACGATCATCGCCTCCTCCGCCAACGTCGTCACCATCGGCATCGCCGACCGCGCCGGACACCACATCTCCTTCTGGCAGTTCAGCCGGTACGGACTCGTCGTCACCGCGGTCACCACCGTGCTGGCCGGGCTGTACGTGTGGCTGCGCTACTTCGCACTCGCCTGACCGATGGAAAGGAGGCAAGGCCATGCCGGAATCCGATGACGAGAGGATCGCCGAGCTCGAGGCCGTGCTGTGGCACGACGATCCCAGGTTCGCCCGCGCCCTGGGTATGGGGCGTCCGCGCCGGCCCCGTGAGTACCGCAACGGGCGGGCCTGGCTGATCATGGCCTGCGCCCTGGCCATGATGGTCGCCGGGGCCGCGGCCCGGCTGGGGACGCTGCTGGCGGTCGGCCTGATCATGGCCGCGCTCGCGGCGCACCTCTTCGACACCAGCCGCCGGCGTGGTCCGCGCCGGCCCGGGCCATAGGGGCGGGCTGTGACGCTGCAGCGGCTGTACTTGGTGCTGTTGGTGGGTGGTGTCGTCCTCATGGCCAGCATCGCCGCCGCCCGGGCGGCGCACCGGCTCGGTCTGCCGAGCCTGCTGTTGTTCCTCGCCGTCGGCGTGATCGCGGGCGAGGACGTGATCGGCATCGAGTTCGATGACGCGCAGCTCGCCCAGTCCCTGGGCACCGCAGGCCTCGCGGTCATCCTCGTCGAGGGCGGCCTGAGCACCCACTGGCCCGACGTCAAGCGCCGGCTGGCACCGGCCGGTGTTCTCGCCACCGCGGGCGTTGCCGTCTCCGTGGCGGTCACCGGCGCCGGAGCCCACTACCTCCTGGGCATGGACTGGCACCTGGCCCTGCTGTTGGGCGCGATCGTCTCCTCGACGGACGCCGCCGCCGTCTTCGCCGTCCTGCGCTCCCTGCCTCTGCCGCGGAAGACCACCGGGCTGCTGGAGGCCGAGTCCGGGTTCAACGACGCCCCGACCATCATCCTGGTCCTGGTCTTCTCCACCGCCGTCGCCGACCTCCCTGGCCCGGCCGCGATCCTCGGCAACGTCGTCTATCAGCTCGCCGTCGGCGGGCTGCTGGGGCTGGCCGTCGGCCGGATCGGGGTGGCCGCGCTACGACACATCGCCTTGCCGGCCACCGGGCTGTACCCGCTGGCCACCGTGGGGTTCGGCACCATCGCCTTCGCCGCCGGCGGCTTCGTCAACGCGAGCGGCATCATCGCCGCCTATCTCGCCGGGCTGGTCCTGGGCAACTCGCGCCTGCCCCACCGCGCGGCGACGCGCTCCTTCGCCGAGGGCACCGGATGGCTCGCTCAGATCGGCCTGTTCGTCATGCTCGGCCTGCTCGTCGACCCCAGCGAACTGCCCGACGCGATCCTGCCCGCACTCGTAGTCGGGCTTGTCCTGC carries:
- a CDS encoding DUF3040 domain-containing protein, with product MPESDDERIAELEAVLWHDDPRFARALGMGRPRRPREYRNGRAWLIMACALAMMVAGAAARLGTLLAVGLIMAALAAHLFDTSRRRGPRRPGP
- a CDS encoding potassium/proton antiporter — its product is MTLQRLYLVLLVGGVVLMASIAAARAAHRLGLPSLLLFLAVGVIAGEDVIGIEFDDAQLAQSLGTAGLAVILVEGGLSTHWPDVKRRLAPAGVLATAGVAVSVAVTGAGAHYLLGMDWHLALLLGAIVSSTDAAAVFAVLRSLPLPRKTTGLLEAESGFNDAPTIILVLVFSTAVADLPGPAAILGNVVYQLAVGGLLGLAVGRIGVAALRHIALPATGLYPLATVGFGTIAFAAGGFVNASGIIAAYLAGLVLGNSRLPHRAATRSFAEGTGWLAQIGLFVMLGLLVDPSELPDAILPALVVGLVLLLIARPVSVAACLLPFRTPWREQVFISWAGLRGAVPIVLATFPIVAAIDGSLHLLNIVFVLVVVFTLVQGPTLPAAARLLHIARPGAVREIQVESAPLDVLDADLLTVTIPPGSRLHGVAVFELRLPPPAVITLLVRGGVTQVPGPDTVLTAGDELLLVTTSATRQATERRLRAVGRRGKLARWLGEHGRSEPVGGGTD